One Salvelinus namaycush isolate Seneca unplaced genomic scaffold, SaNama_1.0 Scaffold22, whole genome shotgun sequence DNA segment encodes these proteins:
- the LOC120038415 gene encoding uncharacterized protein LOC120038415, whose translation MLGVQVQTLNNMAELRASRFGRPWPRHGLKLLFWFAKDYIVIKNDNQMVANSDPKEGGFGFRLFQNRLQCDNNICKKLLPDDGYTFYEVGNLHHTASKSMPEYVRKGYTHHIDTSNMDRLIISMRPDRIVDKVYVTQHEDLRNFAPLNTYCISRELLMIICGHPLSNFLEQAGYSTHEQNVIMYQGIAPRESGDTKIDMEGLIGDQSSHSFTTSNRSDW comes from the coding sequence ATGTTAGGGGTTCAGGTTCAAACATTGAACAATATGGCGGAGCTGAGAGCTTCTAGGTTTGGTCGTCCCTGGCCGAGGCACGGACTCAAGCTCCTTTTCTGGTTCGCCAAAGATTACATCGTCATCAAAAATGACAACCAGATGGTTGCAAATTCCGACCCCAAAGAGGGAGGCTTTGGTTTCCGTCTCTTCCAGAACAGACTTCAGTGTGACAACAACATCTGCAAGAAGCTGCTTCCTGATGATGGCTACACGTTCTATGAGGTGGGCAACCTCCACCACACAGCATCTAAATCCATGCCTGAGTATGTCAGGAAGGGTTACACTCATCACATAGATACCAGCAACATGGACCGCCTCATCATCAGTATGCGTCCAGACAGGATAGTGGATAAGGTCTATGTGACCCAGCACGAGGACCTGAGGAACTTCGCCCCACTCAACACATATTGCATCAGCAGGGAGTTGCTCATGATCATATGTGGTCATCCATTGAGTAACTTCCTGGAACAGGCGGGCTATTCCACCCATGAGCAAAATGTAATTATGTATCAGGGCATCGCCCCCAGGGAGTCTGGGGATACCAAGATTGATATGGAAG